One Actinomadura viridis genomic region harbors:
- a CDS encoding helix-turn-helix domain-containing protein — translation MVRTPLTPAERRRGERLGALLRDARGPRSMVEVAAAAGLSAETLRKIETGRAPTPAFFTVAALAAELEISLNELAALCGADEDEERAGHDGTLSA, via the coding sequence ATGGTGAGAACCCCCTTGACCCCGGCGGAGCGACGGCGCGGGGAACGGCTCGGCGCGCTGCTGCGCGATGCCCGTGGCCCGCGCAGCATGGTGGAGGTGGCCGCGGCGGCGGGGCTGTCGGCCGAGACGCTGCGCAAGATCGAGACCGGCCGGGCGCCGACCCCGGCCTTCTTCACCGTGGCGGCGCTGGCCGCCGAGCTGGAGATCTCGCTGAACGAGCTGGCCGCGTTGTGCGGCGCGGACGAGGACGAGGAGCGGGCCGGCCACGACGGCACCCTGTCGGCCTGA
- a CDS encoding aldose epimerase family protein, which yields MRFFPPLAGAAVLAAALLTASTPATAGAPPGTGRPQITREPFGALADGTRIDRYTLSNGRGMRVRVLTYGGIVQSLDVPDRSGRPGNVALGFGSLPGYLSDAYVKANPYFGAIIGRYGNRIGGARFTLDGREHRLAANDGSNSLHGGAAGFDKRVWQAEPVQGDGTVGLRLTRTSPAGEEGYPGTLKTTVTYTVTPRDELRIGYRATTDEPTVVNLTNHTYFNLAGEGSGDVYGHRLQIDASRYTPVDSTLIPTGEVAPVRGTPLDFTRPQAIGDRIREGHPQLLIGQGYDHNYVLDRRGPGLVRAARVTEPRSGRVMDVLTTEPGLQFYSGNFLAGTLVGTSGKAYRQGDGFCLETQHFPDSPNKPGFPSTTLRPGQVYDTTTVYAFSAR from the coding sequence ATGAGGTTCTTCCCACCCCTGGCCGGCGCGGCGGTGCTCGCCGCCGCGCTGCTGACGGCCTCCACCCCGGCCACCGCGGGTGCCCCGCCCGGAACGGGCCGGCCCCAGATCACCAGGGAGCCGTTCGGCGCGCTCGCCGACGGCACGAGGATCGACCGCTACACGCTGAGCAACGGCCGCGGGATGCGGGTCCGGGTGCTCACCTACGGCGGCATCGTGCAGAGCCTGGACGTGCCCGACCGCAGCGGCCGGCCCGGCAACGTCGCCCTCGGCTTCGGCTCGCTGCCCGGCTACCTGAGCGACGCCTACGTGAAGGCCAACCCGTACTTCGGCGCGATCATCGGCCGGTACGGGAACCGGATCGGCGGCGCCCGCTTCACGCTGGACGGCCGCGAGCACCGGCTGGCGGCCAACGACGGATCCAACAGCCTGCACGGCGGCGCCGCCGGCTTCGACAAGAGGGTCTGGCAGGCCGAGCCCGTCCAGGGGGACGGGACCGTGGGCCTGCGGCTGACGCGGACCAGCCCGGCCGGAGAGGAGGGCTACCCCGGGACGCTGAAGACCACCGTCACCTACACCGTCACCCCGCGCGACGAGCTGCGCATCGGCTACCGCGCCACCACGGACGAGCCGACGGTGGTGAACCTGACCAACCACACCTACTTCAACCTGGCCGGGGAGGGATCCGGCGACGTCTACGGTCACCGCCTCCAGATCGACGCGAGCCGCTACACGCCGGTCGACTCCACGCTCATCCCGACCGGCGAGGTCGCTCCCGTACGGGGCACGCCCCTGGACTTCACCCGTCCGCAGGCCATCGGCGACCGCATCCGCGAGGGACACCCGCAGCTGCTGATCGGCCAGGGGTACGACCACAACTACGTCCTGGACCGCCGTGGGCCCGGCCTCGTCCGCGCCGCGCGGGTCACCGAGCCCCGGAGCGGCCGTGTCATGGACGTCCTCACCACCGAGCCGGGCCTTCAGTTCTACTCCGGCAACTTCCTGGCCGGGACCCTCGTCGGGACGAGCGGTAAGGCGTACCGGCAGGGTGACGGGTTCTGCCTGGAGACCCAGCACTTCCCCGACTCCCCCAACAAGCCGGGCTTCCCGTCGACCACGCTGCGGCCCGGCCAGGTGTACGACACCACCACCGTCTACGCCTTCTCCGCCCGCTGA
- the mmsB gene encoding multiple monosaccharide ABC transporter permease, with translation MSTAPASADTAASGPGEAGRGTAGGGPPTRISINIRQSGIYVAFALIVVLFSVLTGGDLLQPQNISNIIVQNSYILILAIGMILVIISGHIDLSVGSVVAVTGAVAAVLMVEHDVAWPLALLITLGAGALIGAWQGYWIAYFGIPSFIVTLAGMLLFRALTLTVLGNQGIGPFPTEVRTLSNGFTSGYLGNIGLGVLGGADLFSLLAGLAAVAGLAVAQWRTRKARQGYGQSVDPLPVFLLKIAAAGALIMAVTVQLARFRNLPWVLVLLAALVLGYTLLTNRAVFGRRIYAVGGNLQAATLSGVKVRSVVFWIFVNMGVLAALAGVIFAGRLNQAGPTAGNTFELDAIAAAFIGGAAVQGGVGKVVGAITGGLIMGVINNGMSLIGAPSERVMLVKGVVLLAAVAFDVWTKRRAGNPVLR, from the coding sequence ATGAGCACCGCGCCCGCGAGCGCCGACACCGCCGCGTCCGGACCGGGCGAGGCCGGACGGGGGACGGCGGGGGGCGGTCCCCCCACGCGCATCTCGATCAACATCCGGCAGAGCGGCATCTACGTCGCCTTCGCCCTGATCGTGGTGCTGTTCTCCGTGCTGACCGGGGGCGACCTCCTGCAGCCGCAGAACATCTCCAACATCATCGTGCAGAACTCCTACATCCTGATCCTGGCGATCGGGATGATCCTGGTGATCATCTCCGGGCACATCGACCTGTCGGTGGGCTCGGTGGTGGCGGTGACCGGGGCGGTGGCGGCCGTGCTGATGGTCGAGCACGACGTCGCCTGGCCGCTGGCACTGCTGATCACCCTTGGCGCCGGCGCCCTGATCGGCGCCTGGCAGGGCTACTGGATCGCCTACTTCGGCATCCCGTCGTTCATCGTCACCCTCGCCGGGATGCTGCTGTTCCGCGCGCTGACCCTCACGGTGCTGGGCAACCAGGGCATCGGCCCGTTCCCCACCGAGGTCCGCACCCTGTCGAACGGCTTCACCTCCGGGTATCTCGGCAACATCGGGCTCGGCGTGCTGGGCGGGGCGGACCTGTTCAGCCTGCTGGCCGGGCTCGCGGCGGTCGCCGGGCTGGCGGTGGCGCAGTGGCGGACCCGCAAGGCCCGGCAGGGGTACGGGCAGTCGGTGGACCCGCTGCCGGTGTTCCTGCTCAAGATCGCCGCGGCGGGTGCGCTGATCATGGCGGTCACCGTGCAGCTCGCCCGCTTCCGCAACCTGCCGTGGGTGCTGGTGCTGCTGGCGGCGCTGGTGCTGGGCTACACGCTGCTGACCAACCGGGCGGTGTTCGGCCGCCGGATCTACGCCGTGGGCGGCAACCTGCAGGCCGCGACGCTGTCGGGGGTCAAGGTCAGGTCGGTGGTCTTCTGGATCTTCGTCAACATGGGCGTGCTGGCCGCGCTGGCCGGAGTGATCTTCGCCGGCCGGCTCAACCAGGCCGGGCCCACCGCCGGCAACACCTTCGAGCTGGACGCGATCGCGGCGGCCTTCATCGGCGGCGCGGCCGTCCAGGGCGGGGTCGGCAAGGTGGTCGGCGCGATCACCGGCGGCCTGATCATGGGCGTGATCAACAACGGCATGTCCCTGATCGGCGCGCCCAGCGAGCGGGTGATGCTGGTCAAGGGCGTGGTGCTGCTCGCCGCCGTCGCCTTCGACGTCTGGACCAAGCGCCGCGCCGGCAACCCCGTCCTGAGGTGA
- a CDS encoding ABC transporter ATP-binding protein — protein sequence MPSPAIQTRALTRTFTLKSGPVHAVRGIDLTVGRGEILGFLGPNGAGKTTTLRMLTTLLPPTGGEAVVAGHDLLGDPAGVRRRIGYVAQSGGLDPACDVREELVTQGRLHRLSRAAARHRAEELAGELDLTALLDRPTAALSGGQRRRVEIALGLVNRPEVLFLDEPTTGLDPGSRSDLWDLVRRIRAENGTTVFLTTHLLDEADALADRVVVVDAGTVVAEGSPADLKSRYAGDPAASLLDAFLAVTGRCLPDDPEPVAI from the coding sequence ATGCCGTCACCCGCCATACAGACCCGGGCGCTGACCCGGACGTTCACGCTCAAGAGCGGTCCCGTGCACGCCGTCCGCGGCATCGACCTGACGGTCGGCCGCGGCGAGATCCTCGGCTTCCTCGGCCCGAACGGCGCGGGGAAGACCACGACCCTGCGCATGCTCACCACGCTGCTGCCGCCCACCGGCGGCGAGGCCGTGGTCGCGGGCCACGACCTGCTCGGCGATCCCGCCGGGGTGCGCCGGAGGATCGGGTACGTGGCCCAGTCCGGCGGCCTGGACCCCGCCTGCGACGTCCGGGAGGAGCTGGTCACCCAGGGGCGCCTGCACCGGCTGTCCAGGGCCGCGGCGCGGCACCGCGCGGAGGAGCTGGCCGGGGAACTGGACCTGACCGCGCTCCTGGACCGCCCGACCGCGGCGCTGTCGGGCGGCCAGCGCCGCCGCGTGGAGATCGCGCTCGGCCTGGTCAACCGTCCCGAGGTGCTCTTCCTCGACGAACCGACCACCGGGCTGGACCCCGGCAGCCGCTCGGACCTGTGGGACCTGGTCCGCCGGATCCGCGCGGAGAACGGCACCACGGTCTTCCTCACCACGCACCTTCTCGACGAGGCCGACGCCCTGGCCGACCGTGTCGTGGTCGTGGACGCCGGGACCGTCGTGGCCGAGGGATCGCCCGCCGACCTCAAGAGCCGCTACGCGGGCGATCCCGCGGCGAGCCTGCTGGACGCCTTCCTCGCCGTCACCGGACGCTGCCTGCCGGACGACCCCGAGCCCGTCGCCATCTGA
- a CDS encoding helix-turn-helix domain-containing protein — protein MSERPGTGVVHMPDVLWGTLPPEVVGPLHPSADDVAHEMIDSIRRRIPEYARPLGSNYGRKMWHAVRRAVGDFLVIVSSPDASWEPLREIYAEIGAYEARKGRSLEGLQTAMRLCGQVAARRFTKEAARLDWPHETLGRLIEALFAYLDAISEAATGGYARVHDRPGSQREHLRARLHAMLTADGPADRVAITQLARSSGWGPPSTIAVVAVRRRDDRPPPLLPPPVLADWHSQAPSLVVPDADRPGHRDLLAGLGDLPAAVGPTVDLSRGGVSLHWARRALELAEAGKIPGGGVIRCVDHLPTLVASAGLDLVEAAIPQRLAPLMELNPNQRRRLVSTLLTYLENGRNAAAAAQRLNVHTQTVRYRLSSLEDLFSGELNAPERHLELLILLHTWQHLLEPPAE, from the coding sequence GTGAGCGAGCGACCGGGAACCGGGGTCGTGCACATGCCGGACGTCCTCTGGGGGACCCTGCCTCCCGAGGTGGTCGGCCCGCTCCACCCGTCCGCGGACGACGTCGCGCACGAGATGATCGACTCGATCCGGCGGCGCATCCCCGAGTACGCGCGCCCGCTCGGCAGCAACTACGGCCGGAAGATGTGGCACGCCGTCCGCCGCGCCGTCGGCGACTTCCTGGTGATCGTCTCGAGCCCGGACGCCTCCTGGGAGCCGCTGCGCGAGATCTACGCGGAGATCGGCGCGTACGAGGCGCGTAAGGGCCGAAGCCTGGAGGGCCTGCAGACGGCGATGCGGCTGTGCGGCCAGGTCGCCGCCCGCCGGTTCACCAAGGAGGCGGCACGGCTGGACTGGCCGCACGAGACGCTGGGGCGGCTGATCGAGGCGCTGTTCGCCTACCTGGACGCGATCTCCGAAGCGGCCACCGGCGGCTACGCCCGCGTCCACGACCGGCCGGGCAGCCAGCGCGAGCACCTGCGGGCCCGGCTGCACGCCATGCTGACCGCGGACGGGCCGGCGGACCGGGTCGCGATCACCCAGCTCGCGCGCTCCAGCGGATGGGGGCCGCCGTCCACGATCGCGGTCGTGGCGGTGCGGCGGCGGGACGACCGGCCCCCGCCCCTGCTTCCTCCGCCGGTCCTGGCCGACTGGCACAGCCAGGCGCCCTCGCTGGTCGTGCCCGACGCCGACCGGCCGGGGCACCGCGACCTGCTCGCCGGGCTGGGCGACCTGCCGGCCGCGGTCGGCCCCACGGTCGACCTGTCGCGCGGCGGCGTCTCGCTGCACTGGGCGCGCCGGGCCCTGGAGCTGGCCGAGGCAGGGAAGATCCCCGGCGGCGGCGTGATCCGCTGCGTCGACCATCTGCCCACGCTCGTCGCCTCCGCCGGGCTCGACCTGGTCGAGGCCGCGATCCCGCAGCGGCTGGCGCCGCTGATGGAGCTCAACCCGAACCAGCGGCGGCGCCTCGTCTCCACCCTGCTCACGTACCTGGAGAACGGGCGGAACGCCGCCGCCGCGGCCCAGCGCCTCAACGTCCACACCCAGACGGTGCGCTACCGCCTCTCCAGCCTGGAGGACCTCTTCTCCGGCGAGCTCAACGCCCCCGAGCGCCACCTGGAGCTGCTCATCCTCCTGCACACGTGGCAGCACCTGCTCGAGCCTCCGGCCGAGTGA
- a CDS encoding group I truncated hemoglobin — MSVYESIGGEPALVAVVDDFYVRVLADPELSPFFVGVNLNKLKGRQVEFFGQALGGPMEYRGATMKDVHRGRGIEQKHFDKVAGHLVASLAAAGVPEETIGQIASVVLPLADDIVAGKVAATD; from the coding sequence ATGAGCGTTTACGAGTCGATCGGCGGAGAGCCTGCCCTGGTGGCGGTGGTGGACGACTTCTACGTGCGCGTTCTGGCCGACCCCGAGCTGAGCCCGTTCTTCGTGGGCGTCAACCTGAACAAGCTCAAGGGCCGCCAGGTCGAGTTCTTCGGCCAGGCGCTCGGCGGGCCGATGGAGTACCGGGGCGCCACCATGAAGGACGTGCACCGCGGCCGCGGCATCGAGCAGAAGCACTTCGACAAGGTCGCCGGGCACCTGGTGGCGTCGCTGGCCGCGGCGGGCGTCCCGGAGGAGACCATCGGCCAGATCGCCTCCGTGGTGCTGCCGCTCGCCGACGACATCGTGGCCGGCAAGGTCGCCGCCACCGACTGA
- a CDS encoding TetR/AcrR family transcriptional regulator, with product MAEGLRERKKRRTRRHISEVATGLFVERGFAEVTIAEVAEAAEVSVNTVYNHFRSKEDLVLPPDEASSRRLADIVRERPPGETAARAVLARLREEVRRRDRAVGLAEGFGRVFEMMRGAPTLIARLEDLAEQMTAALAEVLAEETGSAPDDPLPRLVAGQIGWCHAQVFGEIGRRITAGEDPGAIAEGVLRLLDVIEELLGERVLEYAPRAAG from the coding sequence ATGGCGGAAGGGCTGCGGGAGCGCAAGAAGCGGCGGACACGGCGGCACATCTCCGAGGTGGCCACCGGACTGTTCGTGGAGCGCGGCTTCGCCGAGGTGACCATCGCGGAGGTCGCCGAGGCCGCGGAGGTGTCGGTCAACACGGTCTACAACCACTTCCGGTCCAAGGAGGACCTGGTCCTCCCGCCCGACGAGGCGTCCTCCCGGCGGCTCGCCGACATCGTCCGGGAACGCCCGCCGGGCGAGACCGCGGCGCGGGCGGTCCTGGCCCGCCTGCGCGAGGAGGTGCGGAGGCGCGACCGCGCCGTGGGCCTGGCCGAGGGCTTCGGGCGGGTCTTCGAGATGATGCGCGGCGCGCCCACACTGATCGCGCGGCTGGAGGACCTGGCCGAGCAGATGACCGCCGCGCTCGCCGAGGTCCTCGCCGAGGAGACCGGGTCCGCACCGGACGACCCGCTCCCCCGGCTCGTCGCCGGCCAGATCGGCTGGTGCCACGCCCAGGTGTTCGGCGAGATCGGCAGGCGCATCACCGCCGGCGAGGATCCCGGCGCCATCGCCGAGGGCGTGCTGCGGCTCCTGGACGTCATCGAGGAACTGCTCGGCGAGCGCGTCCTGGAGTACGCCCCGCGCGCCGCCGGCTGA
- the map gene encoding type I methionyl aminopeptidase, with the protein MVEIKTPAAVDAMREAGRIVGRALAAVEKAAGVGVSLRELDEVAREVLEEAGATSPFLGYLPSFAPVPFPAVICASVNDAIVHGVPGDRRLRDGDLVSIDCGATLDGWTGDAAITFPVGTPRPDDLELIAQTRRALDAGIAAALAGGRLGDISHAIGAVAAAGGYGMPADFGGHGIGRSMHEDPHVANRGRPGRGFPLRPGLTLALEPMFLAGGRDQYRVGPDGWTLFTTDGSRAAHIEHTIAVTEDGPRILTLP; encoded by the coding sequence ATGGTCGAGATCAAGACTCCGGCGGCGGTGGACGCGATGCGCGAGGCCGGGCGGATCGTGGGGCGGGCGCTGGCCGCCGTCGAGAAGGCCGCGGGCGTCGGCGTGAGCCTGCGGGAACTGGACGAGGTGGCGCGGGAGGTGCTGGAGGAGGCCGGGGCGACCTCGCCCTTCCTCGGCTACCTGCCGTCCTTCGCGCCCGTCCCGTTCCCGGCGGTCATCTGCGCCTCGGTCAACGACGCCATCGTGCACGGCGTCCCCGGCGACCGGCGTCTCCGCGACGGCGACCTGGTCAGCATCGACTGCGGCGCCACGCTCGACGGCTGGACGGGCGACGCCGCCATCACCTTCCCGGTGGGCACGCCCCGCCCGGACGACCTCGAACTGATCGCCCAGACCCGGCGGGCCCTGGACGCGGGGATCGCCGCCGCGCTCGCCGGCGGCCGTCTCGGCGACATCTCCCACGCCATCGGCGCCGTCGCCGCCGCGGGCGGTTACGGCATGCCCGCCGACTTCGGCGGCCACGGCATCGGCCGCAGCATGCACGAGGACCCGCACGTCGCCAACCGGGGCCGCCCCGGCCGCGGCTTCCCCCTCCGCCCCGGCCTGACCCTCGCCCTGGAGCCGATGTTCCTGGCCGGCGGGCGGGACCAGTATCGGGTCGGGCCGGACGGGTGGACGCTCTTCACCACCGACGGCAGCCGGGCGGCCCACATCGAGCACACCATCGCCGTCACCGAGGACGGCCCCCGCATCCTCACCCTGCCCTGA
- a CDS encoding HU family DNA-binding protein → MNRTELVEAVAERAGSDHAEARRHVDAVFDAIIDGVAAGERILVTGFGTFDRVARPARTARNPRTGQAVEVPAADVPRFRIGQTFRRRVAQGGAAVAAPPTPEAPEVPEVPEVTESLDVAAATETVTAEVVAPPALKKGRKGKKKAATAKKARKEAAGAKPGRAAETSKPDKAASKTTKAVEAVKTKPAKTSKTPKTSKTSKTSKAAGPAKAVKPGKKTAKKGGSGKKAAKTR, encoded by the coding sequence ATGAACAGAACCGAGCTCGTCGAGGCGGTGGCGGAACGGGCGGGCAGCGACCACGCGGAGGCCCGCCGCCATGTGGACGCGGTGTTCGACGCCATCATCGACGGCGTCGCGGCGGGTGAACGGATCCTGGTGACGGGGTTCGGCACCTTCGACCGGGTCGCCCGGCCCGCCCGCACCGCCCGCAACCCCCGTACCGGGCAGGCCGTCGAGGTGCCGGCCGCCGACGTGCCGCGGTTCCGGATCGGCCAGACCTTCCGCCGGCGGGTCGCTCAGGGCGGGGCCGCCGTCGCCGCCCCGCCGACTCCAGAGGCCCCGGAGGTCCCGGAGGTCCCGGAGGTCACCGAGAGCCTGGACGTGGCCGCAGCGACGGAGACCGTGACGGCCGAGGTCGTCGCCCCGCCCGCCCTCAAGAAGGGGAGGAAGGGGAAGAAGAAGGCGGCCACCGCCAAGAAGGCCCGCAAGGAGGCCGCCGGAGCCAAGCCCGGCAGGGCCGCCGAGACCTCGAAGCCCGACAAGGCCGCCTCCAAGACCACCAAGGCCGTAGAGGCCGTGAAGACCAAGCCCGCCAAGACCTCTAAGACCCCTAAGACCTCTAAGACCTCTAAGACCTCTAAGGCGGCCGGGCCCGCCAAGGCCGTGAAGCCCGGCAAGAAGACCGCCAAGAAGGGCGGCTCGGGCAAGAAGGCGGCCAAGACCCGCTGA
- the ppk2 gene encoding polyphosphate kinase 2: MSKDGKAGRLPRKPYERELLRLQGELVKLQEWVRAEGARVVVVFEGRDAAGKGGAIKRVSQYLNPRLARIAALPAPTERERSQWYFQRYVGHLPSGGEMVLFDRSWYNRAGVERVMGFCTEQEYRRFLHQCPTFERLLVEDGILLRKYWFSISDSEQQRRFQDRLADPMRRWKLSPMDLESITHWEDYSRAKDDMFVHTDIPEAPWYVVEGDDKRRARINMIAHLLSTIPYQDVATPSLELPPRPPSKGYRRPSRDTQNYVPDHSATLVR, from the coding sequence ATGAGCAAAGACGGCAAGGCGGGCAGGCTACCCCGCAAGCCCTACGAGCGCGAGCTGCTGCGATTGCAGGGCGAGCTGGTGAAGCTTCAGGAGTGGGTGCGCGCCGAGGGTGCCAGGGTCGTCGTGGTGTTCGAGGGACGGGACGCCGCGGGCAAGGGCGGCGCCATCAAGCGGGTCTCCCAGTACCTCAACCCCCGCCTCGCGCGGATCGCGGCACTGCCGGCCCCCACGGAACGCGAGCGGTCACAGTGGTACTTCCAGCGTTATGTCGGGCACCTTCCCTCCGGCGGGGAGATGGTGCTGTTCGACCGCTCCTGGTACAACCGGGCCGGCGTCGAACGCGTCATGGGCTTCTGCACCGAGCAGGAGTACCGGCGCTTCCTGCACCAGTGCCCGACCTTCGAACGCCTCCTGGTCGAGGACGGCATCCTGCTGCGCAAGTACTGGTTCTCCATCAGCGACTCCGAGCAGCAACGGCGCTTCCAGGACCGGCTGGCCGACCCGATGCGGCGCTGGAAGCTCTCCCCGATGGACCTGGAGTCGATCACCCACTGGGAGGACTACTCGCGGGCCAAGGACGACATGTTCGTCCACACCGACATCCCCGAGGCGCCCTGGTACGTGGTGGAGGGCGACGACAAGCGGCGGGCGCGGATCAACATGATCGCGCACCTGCTCTCCACCATCCCGTACCAGGACGTCGCCACCCCGTCCCTGGAGCTGCCGCCCCGGCCGCCTTCGAAGGGGTACCGGCGGCCCTCGCGCGACACGCAGAACTACGTTCCCGACCACTCGGCCACCCTCGTCCGGTGA
- a CDS encoding ABC transporter permease, which yields MPHLLADTGVIFGRQLRATLRSKTNMLFGMLQPLLFLALFGPLLTGLSLGDGRSSWQTLVPGLLVQLALLGGSFVGLGIMMDRHLGVIDRMRVTSMHPQALLLGRVLRDVVQLLAQSALLVLLGLAFGLRAPVLGVLIGFAFVAVLAAALSALSYGLAMNVGSTPEFAAITNTAMLPLMLLSGVLLPMSLGPAWLDAVSRAVPFRYTVDAVREAFLGHYAGGAVAGGAAVTVALAVLCLFAGARLFRRAGT from the coding sequence ATGCCTCACCTGCTCGCCGACACCGGCGTCATCTTCGGCCGCCAACTCCGGGCCACGCTGCGCTCCAAGACGAACATGCTCTTCGGCATGCTCCAGCCGCTGCTCTTCCTCGCGCTGTTCGGCCCGCTGCTGACCGGCCTCAGCCTGGGGGACGGACGGTCCTCGTGGCAGACCCTCGTCCCCGGCCTGCTCGTCCAGCTCGCCCTGCTGGGCGGCTCCTTCGTGGGCCTCGGCATCATGATGGACCGCCATCTCGGCGTCATCGACCGGATGCGTGTGACGTCCATGCATCCGCAGGCGCTCCTGCTCGGCAGGGTCCTGCGTGACGTCGTCCAGCTGCTGGCGCAGTCCGCCCTGCTCGTGCTGCTCGGGCTGGCCTTCGGGCTGCGCGCCCCCGTGCTCGGCGTCCTGATCGGGTTCGCCTTCGTGGCCGTGCTCGCGGCGGCGCTGTCGGCCCTCTCCTATGGCCTCGCGATGAACGTCGGCTCCACGCCCGAGTTCGCGGCCATCACCAACACCGCGATGCTGCCGCTGATGCTGCTGTCGGGCGTGCTGCTGCCGATGAGCCTGGGGCCTGCCTGGCTGGACGCCGTCTCGCGCGCCGTGCCGTTCCGCTACACCGTCGACGCCGTCCGCGAGGCGTTCCTCGGGCACTACGCCGGCGGAGCCGTCGCGGGCGGCGCCGCCGTGACCGTAGCCCTGGCCGTGCTCTGCCTCTTCGCGGGCGCCCGCCTGTTCCGCCGGGCGGGGACGTGA
- the pfkB gene encoding 1-phosphofructokinase codes for MIVTVTLNPSLDRTMEVDVLARGQVIRARSARLDPGGKGVNVTRALLAGRVPSVAVVPVGGPEGDRLRQLLLAEGLTVRAVPVAGHTRSNVTVAEPGGVATKLNEPGARLSHGELAEVARVVAAESAGAGWVAGCGSLPPGVPDDIYAQLCRRLAPAGIRVAVDSSGPALLAALAAGPDLVKPNREELAEAVGSPVGRLADVVAAARQLRARGARSVLVSLGADGAVLVDDDGVIAGDAPVENPKSTVGAGDALLAGFLAAGARGPRALAEALAWGAAAVRLPASRMPRRPDIRRDIVRIHARPDLDQRLMT; via the coding sequence ATGATCGTCACGGTGACCCTCAACCCGAGCCTGGACCGGACGATGGAGGTGGACGTGCTGGCCCGGGGCCAGGTGATCCGCGCGCGGTCGGCGCGGCTGGACCCGGGCGGCAAGGGTGTGAACGTCACCCGCGCGCTGCTCGCGGGCCGGGTCCCGTCCGTCGCGGTGGTCCCGGTCGGCGGGCCCGAGGGCGACCGGCTGCGGCAGCTGCTGCTGGCCGAGGGGCTGACCGTGCGCGCCGTCCCGGTGGCCGGGCACACCCGCTCCAACGTGACCGTCGCCGAGCCGGGCGGGGTCGCCACCAAGCTCAACGAGCCCGGCGCCCGGCTCTCGCACGGCGAGCTGGCCGAGGTGGCCAGGGTGGTGGCCGCCGAGTCCGCCGGGGCCGGCTGGGTGGCGGGCTGCGGCAGCCTTCCCCCCGGCGTGCCGGACGACATCTACGCCCAGCTGTGCCGGCGCCTCGCGCCGGCCGGGATCCGGGTGGCGGTGGACTCCAGCGGTCCCGCGCTGCTGGCCGCCCTCGCCGCCGGGCCCGACCTGGTCAAGCCGAACCGCGAGGAGCTGGCCGAGGCCGTCGGGTCCCCGGTCGGCCGGCTGGCCGACGTCGTGGCGGCGGCCCGCCAGCTGCGCGCCCGCGGCGCCCGGAGCGTCCTGGTGAGCCTGGGCGCGGACGGCGCGGTGCTGGTGGACGACGACGGCGTCATCGCGGGCGACGCCCCGGTCGAGAACCCCAAGAGCACGGTGGGCGCCGGCGACGCGCTCCTCGCCGGGTTCCTGGCCGCCGGCGCGCGCGGGCCCCGGGCGCTCGCCGAGGCCCTGGCGTGGGGGGCCGCGGCCGTCCGCCTCCCGGCCAGCCGGATGCCGAGGCGGCCCGACATCCGCCGCGACATCGTCCGCATCCACGCACGGCCCGACCTCGACCAGCGGCTCATGACCTGA
- a CDS encoding SMP-30/gluconolactonase/LRE family protein: MSSPTEIEIAVAAGAALGEGPTWDPAAGRLLWVDILGAEVHAYDPATGRDTVLLNTGQHVGAAKPRAGGGIVANLRDGVGLYEPGGAFRWLAELPEDGRRGNDAAVGPDGALWAGSMSYDARPGGGALRRVRPGGQVTVILDDVTIGNGIAWSPDERLMYYVDTPTGRVDVFDWDPATATPRGRRVFAEIPPPGEPDGLTVDAEGRVWVAVWGGGRVVCHAPSGAVDRVIEVPAPQTTACAFGGPDLRDLYITTAAVNTPPGGEHAGSLLVVPGAGQGLPAPAFPG; this comes from the coding sequence ATGAGTTCCCCGACCGAGATCGAGATCGCCGTCGCCGCCGGAGCGGCCCTGGGCGAGGGGCCGACCTGGGACCCGGCCGCGGGAAGGCTGCTGTGGGTGGACATCCTCGGCGCCGAGGTGCACGCCTACGACCCGGCGACGGGCCGGGACACCGTCCTGCTGAACACCGGGCAGCACGTGGGCGCCGCCAAGCCGCGCGCGGGCGGCGGCATCGTGGCCAACCTGCGCGACGGCGTGGGCCTGTACGAGCCCGGCGGCGCGTTCCGCTGGCTGGCGGAGCTGCCCGAGGACGGCCGCCGGGGCAACGACGCGGCCGTGGGTCCGGACGGCGCGCTCTGGGCGGGCAGCATGAGCTACGACGCGCGGCCCGGCGGGGGCGCCCTGCGCCGCGTACGGCCCGGCGGGCAGGTCACGGTGATCCTGGACGACGTGACGATCGGCAACGGCATCGCCTGGAGCCCGGACGAGCGGCTGATGTACTACGTCGACACCCCGACCGGCCGGGTCGACGTCTTCGACTGGGACCCCGCCACGGCCACGCCCCGCGGCCGCCGGGTCTTCGCGGAGATCCCCCCTCCGGGCGAACCCGACGGGCTGACCGTCGACGCCGAAGGCCGCGTGTGGGTCGCGGTCTGGGGCGGGGGGCGGGTGGTCTGCCACGCTCCGTCCGGGGCGGTGGACCGCGTCATCGAGGTCCCCGCGCCCCAGACCACCGCGTGCGCGTTCGGCGGGCCGGACCTGCGCGACCTCTACATCACCACCGCCGCGGTGAACACCCCGCCCGGCGGGGAGCACGCCGGGTCCCTGCTGGTGGTCCCCGGCGCCGGGCAGGGCCTGCCCGCTCCGGCCTTCCCCGGCTGA